One Brassica napus cultivar Da-Ae chromosome C4, Da-Ae, whole genome shotgun sequence genomic region harbors:
- the LOC106391208 gene encoding FBD-associated F-box protein At2g26860 isoform X2, with translation MDRISGLSDELLARILTFVPTKVSVSTSILSKRWEFLWTWVPKLEFVDNKYGSDLAIRDFINKNLPLLKPPVIESFLLKCYSSFFQPEDITQWVATTVSRCIVELDIDCVYCWSGEPCLLLPGSLFTCESLVTLKLNGEMILLDVPRTVYLPSLKTLHLGCVTYSKEDTFRLLLSYCPVLEDLVIQRSGRDKAKAIVVISPSLQMLTLQLDGGTSSTDEFVIVTPSLKYLNIEDYNARYSYLVAHMPKVEEADIVVDEYLEMVFESITSVKRRSLCVLFDFEERYMYHDGIFFGQLEHLKLGISFDYWSKLLFRLLRDAPKLRVLELYVYTTGEGKKRETS, from the exons ATGGACAGAATCAGTGGACTATCCGATGAGTTACTGGCCAGGATACTAACCTTTGTTCCGACAAAAGTTTCTGTCTCCACCAGCATTTTATCTAAACGATGGGAGTTTCTTTGGACGTGGGTGCCTAAACTCGAGTTCGTGGATAACAAGTATGGATCAGACCTTGCAATTAGGGATTTTATCAACAAGAATCTTCCATTACTCAAACCTCCGGTCATAGAGAGCTTCCTCCTCAAATGTTATTCATCATTTTTTCAACCTGAGGATATCACTCAGTGGGTTGCAACTACGGTTTCTCGCTGCATCGTTGAGCTAGATATCGACTGTGTATACTGTTGGTCGGGAGAACCTTGTTTGTTATTGCCGGGCAGCTTGTTTACGTGCGAATCGCTAGTGACTTTGAAACTCAACGGCGAGATGATTCTGTTGGATGTTCCTCGGACTGTTTATCTCCCTTCGTTGAAAACTCTGCATCTTGGATGTGTTACTTACTCAAAAGAAGATACTTTCCGACTGCTTTTGTCCTACTGCCCTGTTCTTGAAGATCTGGTTATTCAGCGAAGTGGTCGTGACAAAGCGAAAGCGATAGTTGTGATCAGCCCGTCCCTGCAGATGCTGACCTTACAGTTAGATGGTGGAACTTCTTCGACTGATGAGTTTGTTATAGTAACCCCTTCTTTGAAGTATCTCAATATTGAGGATTACAATGCGAGGTACTCTTACTTGGTCGCTCATATGCCTAAGGTTGAAGAGGCAGATATAGTTGTTGATGAGTATCTTGAGATGGTCTTTGAATCAATCACATCTGTCAAACGCCGTTCGCTTTGCGTCTTATTCGACTTTGAAGAGAGG TATATGTATCATGATGGTATATTCTTTGGTCAGCTTGAACATCTGAAGTTAGGTATAAGCTTTGATTATTGGTCCAAGTTGCTTTTCCGGTTGCTCCGGGATGCTCCTAAGCTGCGAGTCCTCGAACTCTACGTCTAT ACTACAGGGGAAGGCAAGAAGAGAGAGACTTCGTGA
- the LOC106394674 gene encoding E3 ubiquitin-protein ligase SINA-like 7: MEDCSEDEMRLNKSTSQKRQRTSTESEEKKKRTGTLLDLNATDCPVCFDSLTIPIFQCENGHIACSSCWGKLSQKCATCSLTMASRNRALERILELLTVPCPNAGCSEAVPYAYSTYAETSTHVKHCAYTHRPCPFSSCDFICFFKDLYEHRVAAKHCESSDMFECGTPMFIPLSGGKGIILKEETTEGEGEVVVVEWFDMPDGRMFYACCIGPGTDEFSYQLKLSLASGKHLSSESKLERVREVSNELPGGSVMFVPSSTCPAYMFFITIKRGDLLGS, translated from the exons ATGGAAGATTGCTCTGAGGACGAGATGAGACTGAACAAGAGTACTTCGCAAAAGAGGCAACGTACTTCGACCGAAtctgaggagaagaagaaacgcACCGGGACTCTGCTGGATCTAAATGCTACGGACTGTCCCGTTTGCTTCGATTCCCTCACCATTCCCATCTTTCAG tGTGAGAATGGTCATATAGCATGCTCTTCTTGCTGGGGAAAGTTGAGTCAAAAATGTGCAACATGCTCCTTAACCATGGCTTCCCGCAACAGAGCTTTGGAACGGATTCTTGAGCTACTTACAGTTCCATGTCCAAATGCTGGTTGCTCTGAGGCTGTCCCTTATGCTTA CTCTACTTATGCTGAAACATCAACACATGTAAAGCACTGTGCTTACACCCACCGTCCTTGCCCTTTTAGCAGCTGCGACTTCATTTGCTTCTTCAAGGATTTATATGAACACCGCGTTGCTGCTAAACACTGCGAGTCCTCAGACATGTTTGAATGTGGAACGCCCATGTTTATACCCTTAAGTG GTGGTAAGGGGATCATTCTCAAGGAAGAGACTacagaaggagaaggagaagttgTGGTTGTGGAGTGGTTCGACATGCCAGACGGTCGGATGTTCTATGCCTGCTGTATTGGACCAGGAACAGACGAGTTCTCCTACCAACTGAAGCTATCTTTAGCTTCGGGTAAGCATTTGTCTTCTGAATCAAAACTCGAAAGAGTCCGTGAAGTAAGCAATGAACTACCAGGTGGGTCTGTTATGTTTGTTCCTTCATCGACCTGCCCTGCCTACATGTTTTTCATAACCATCAAGCGGGGAGACTTACTAGGATCATGA
- the LOC106391208 gene encoding FBD-associated F-box protein At2g26860 isoform X1, whose amino-acid sequence MDRISGLSDELLARILTFVPTKVSVSTSILSKRWEFLWTWVPKLEFVDNKYGSDLAIRDFINKNLPLLKPPVIESFLLKCYSSFFQPEDITQWVATTVSRCIVELDIDCVYCWSGEPCLLLPGSLFTCESLVTLKLNGEMILLDVPRTVYLPSLKTLHLGCVTYSKEDTFRLLLSYCPVLEDLVIQRSGRDKAKAIVVISPSLQMLTLQLDGGTSSTDEFVIVTPSLKYLNIEDYNARYSYLVAHMPKVEEADIVVDEYLEMVFESITSVKRRSLCVLFDFEERYMYHDGIFFGQLEHLKLGISFDYWSKLLFRLLRDAPKLRVLELYVYVSFFLLTNFLYSLL is encoded by the exons ATGGACAGAATCAGTGGACTATCCGATGAGTTACTGGCCAGGATACTAACCTTTGTTCCGACAAAAGTTTCTGTCTCCACCAGCATTTTATCTAAACGATGGGAGTTTCTTTGGACGTGGGTGCCTAAACTCGAGTTCGTGGATAACAAGTATGGATCAGACCTTGCAATTAGGGATTTTATCAACAAGAATCTTCCATTACTCAAACCTCCGGTCATAGAGAGCTTCCTCCTCAAATGTTATTCATCATTTTTTCAACCTGAGGATATCACTCAGTGGGTTGCAACTACGGTTTCTCGCTGCATCGTTGAGCTAGATATCGACTGTGTATACTGTTGGTCGGGAGAACCTTGTTTGTTATTGCCGGGCAGCTTGTTTACGTGCGAATCGCTAGTGACTTTGAAACTCAACGGCGAGATGATTCTGTTGGATGTTCCTCGGACTGTTTATCTCCCTTCGTTGAAAACTCTGCATCTTGGATGTGTTACTTACTCAAAAGAAGATACTTTCCGACTGCTTTTGTCCTACTGCCCTGTTCTTGAAGATCTGGTTATTCAGCGAAGTGGTCGTGACAAAGCGAAAGCGATAGTTGTGATCAGCCCGTCCCTGCAGATGCTGACCTTACAGTTAGATGGTGGAACTTCTTCGACTGATGAGTTTGTTATAGTAACCCCTTCTTTGAAGTATCTCAATATTGAGGATTACAATGCGAGGTACTCTTACTTGGTCGCTCATATGCCTAAGGTTGAAGAGGCAGATATAGTTGTTGATGAGTATCTTGAGATGGTCTTTGAATCAATCACATCTGTCAAACGCCGTTCGCTTTGCGTCTTATTCGACTTTGAAGAGAGG TATATGTATCATGATGGTATATTCTTTGGTCAGCTTGAACATCTGAAGTTAGGTATAAGCTTTGATTATTGGTCCAAGTTGCTTTTCCGGTTGCTCCGGGATGCTCCTAAGCTGCGAGTCCTCGAACTCTACGTCTATGTAAGTTTCTTCCTTTTGACTAATTTTCTATACTCTTTGTTGTAG
- the LOC111198228 gene encoding NF-kappa-B-activating protein has product MSPPPNESDEELKGVSYQEYRRLKRIKMRNTPRDPNADERDDDNLPKAKVESDSGKSQSETDRSRKRRGRRSYDSDSESVESDSDEEDRRRQRSRRKIKSKSSRRSEESDSDEEDRKLGRKRKKSTSIRKKRRYSDSESEISASSSGDEQQHTKSKIKRLKKLSGDEEEDRGRRTSNKKKGSRKKRGHRSASGEEHSRSKSKRRKKLSGDGSDTDLKAKLEEKVKDTELELKKFREEEEAEVGPKAEGHMSGYGPALRPGEGDAIAQYVQQGKRIPRRGEVGLNADEIQRFEDLGYVMSGSRHQRMNAIRIRKENQVYSAEDKRALAMFNYEEKAKREAKVMSDLSRLVQRHMGEELGPNHDPFGAGKADD; this is encoded by the coding sequence ATGTCGCCTCCTCCGAATGAATCGGACGAAGAGCTGAAGGGGGTGAGCTACCAGGAGTACCGGAGGCTCAAACGCATCAAGATGAGGAACACGCCGAGAGATCCGAACGCCGACGAGAGGGATGATGATAACCTGCCGAAAGCCAAAGTCGAATCTGATTCTGGTAAGTCGCAATCTGAAACTGATCGATCTAGGAAGCGTAGGGGGAGGAGATCTTATGATAGCGATAGCGAATCTGTAGAGAGTGATTCTGATGAGGAAGATAGAAGGAGACAACGTAGTAGAAGGAAGATTAAGAGTAAGAGCTCTAGGAGATCTGAAGAGAGTGATTCCGATGAGGAAGATAGGAAACTAGgaagaaaaaggaagaaaagcACAAGTAttaggaagaagagaagatacAGTGATTCTGAATCTGAGATTAGTGCTTCCTCGTCTGGTGATGAACAACAACACACCAAGTCAAAGATCAAGAGGCTGAAGAAGCTCTCAggcgacgaggaagaagatagGGGACGAAGAACAAGTAATAAGAAGAAAGGAAGCAGAAAGAAGCGAGGACATAGGAGTGCTTCTGGGGAAGAACATAGCAGGTCAAAGAGCAAGAGGCGGAAGAAGCTGTCAGGCGATGGTTCTGACACTGATCTGAAGGCGAAACTTGAAGAAAAGGTTAAGGATACTGAGCTTGAGTTGAAGAAGttcagagaagaagaagaagctgaggtGGGTCCTAAAGCTGAAGGACACATGAGCGGTTACGGTCCTGCGTTAAGACCCGGTGAAGGAGACGCTATAGCACAGTACGTTCAGCAAGGGAAACGTATCCCACGTAGAGGAGAAGTGGGTCTTAACGCTGATGAGATTCAGAGGTTTGAGGATCTTGGGTATGTTATGAGTGGGAGTAGGCATCAAAGGATGAATGCTATTCGTATCAGGAAGGAGAACCAGGTTTACAGTGCTGAAGACAAGCGTGCGTTGGCTATGTTTAACTATGAGGAGAAGGCCAAGCGTGAGGCTAAGGTCATGTCTGATCTTTCCAGGCTGGTGCAGCGCCATATGGGAGAGGAGTTGGGTCCGAATCATGACCCTTTTGGTGCTGGAAAGGCTGACGACTGA
- the LOC106393958 gene encoding putative E3 ubiquitin-protein ligase SINA-like 9: protein MESSSGESESEDDRLISEMESSSGESEDERPIVLTNRTSQKRQRSPTERTATLLDLDVTDCPICFNPLTIPIFQCDNGHIACSACCQTLSKKCATCSLPTLSRNRAMERVIELLRVPCPNDGCSKIVSCSETSAHVNHCPFTQRTCPFSSCDFTCSSKDLYKHGAAAPCAAKFGLSFSLSMFKCGTLVRTHLSTYKRIILEV, encoded by the exons ATGGAGAGTTCCTCCGGAGAATCCGAATCCGAGGACGACAGACTGATCTCTGAAATGGAGAGTTCCTCCGGAGAATCCGAGGACGAGAGACCGATTGTACTCACCAACAGAACTTCGCAAAAGAGGCAACGTTCTCCGACCGAACGCACTGCGACGCTGCTGGATCTGGATGTTACAGACTGTCCCATTTGCTTTAATCCTCTCACCATTCCCATCTTCCAG TGTGACAATGGTCATATAGCATGCTCTGCTTGCTGCCAAACGTTGAGCAAGAAGTGTGCAACATGCTCCTTACCCACTCTTTCCCGCAACAGAGCTATGGAGCGGGTTATTGAACTTCTTAGAGTTCCATGTCCGAATGATGGTTGCTCCAAGATTGTCTCTTGTTCTGAAACATCAGCACATGTGAATCATTGTCCTTTCACCCAACGTACTTGCCCCTTTAGCAGCTGTGACTTTACTTGCTCCTCCAAGGATTTATATAAACACGGCGCTGCGGCACCATGCGCTGCTAAATTTggcctttccttttccttgagCATGTTTAAATGTGGAACGCTCGTGCGTACGCATCTCTCAACATATAAGAGGATCATTCTTGAGGTATGA